One Telluria mixta DNA window includes the following coding sequences:
- a CDS encoding methyl-accepting chemotaxis protein, with product MLKKLRIGPKLLLAPGMVLVLLLMLSGAAWYGMVRQNASLENMVQVRAARLKNVADVAGDAKYVHANAYQLLAWINGSFAKNRLDALIADIGKRHAAVQAQLQELARTTEGAERKPVDASLAALAAYRKAVQETIEMAQVDQSIATNSMQKAEKEFMVLNQQLAQLATLEKTLSEQAYAAARTEFHNLGTWMAMLVLLSIAASLAVTMFVRRAMLRDIGTISAVMGELAEGRLCASAHNDGRDEIADTARALDQTIANLNTTLRSVLDSVRSIDTASKEIASGNLDLSTRTELQAGSLQQTASAMETLTQAVKGNADNARLATELAAEAARLAARGGQAVDRAVATMESIRASSRKIVEITGVIDGIAFQTNILALNAAVEAARAGEQGRGFAVVASEVRTLAQRSASAAKEIKALIADSVAIIDNGSASVNEAGSSMGSVVASVQQVNDIINRISAASSEQADGIADVNRAVGQMDDMTQQNAALVEQAAAAAASLHEQTVNLARAVAIFRIEDAQDDAAPGPIERRAPDSPMRGRPALAHHATEDEEEAPRTQANGARARAANGR from the coding sequence ATGCTGAAAAAACTGAGGATCGGTCCCAAGCTGCTGCTGGCGCCCGGCATGGTGCTGGTGCTGCTCTTGATGCTGTCCGGTGCCGCCTGGTACGGGATGGTGCGCCAGAACGCGTCGCTGGAAAACATGGTGCAGGTCCGCGCGGCGCGCCTGAAAAACGTGGCCGACGTGGCGGGCGACGCCAAGTACGTCCACGCGAACGCTTATCAGCTGCTGGCCTGGATCAACGGCAGCTTCGCCAAGAACCGCCTCGATGCGCTGATCGCCGACATCGGCAAGCGCCACGCCGCCGTGCAGGCGCAGTTGCAGGAACTCGCACGCACGACCGAAGGCGCGGAACGCAAGCCGGTCGACGCGTCGCTGGCCGCGCTGGCCGCCTACCGCAAGGCGGTGCAGGAGACCATCGAGATGGCGCAGGTTGACCAGTCGATCGCCACCAACTCGATGCAGAAAGCGGAAAAGGAATTCATGGTGCTGAACCAGCAGCTGGCCCAACTGGCCACGCTGGAAAAGACGCTCAGCGAACAGGCCTATGCCGCCGCGCGCACGGAATTCCACAACCTGGGCACGTGGATGGCCATGCTGGTGCTGCTGTCGATCGCCGCGTCGCTGGCCGTCACGATGTTCGTGCGCCGCGCCATGCTGCGCGACATCGGGACCATCTCGGCCGTCATGGGCGAGCTGGCCGAAGGCCGCCTGTGCGCGAGCGCCCACAACGACGGCCGCGACGAAATCGCCGACACGGCGCGCGCGCTCGACCAGACCATCGCCAACCTGAACACGACCTTGCGCAGCGTGCTCGATTCCGTGCGGTCGATCGACACGGCATCGAAGGAAATCGCCAGCGGCAACCTGGACCTGTCGACCCGCACCGAGCTGCAGGCCGGTTCCCTGCAGCAGACCGCGAGCGCGATGGAGACGCTGACCCAGGCCGTGAAAGGCAATGCCGACAACGCCCGCCTGGCGACGGAACTCGCGGCCGAGGCGGCGCGGCTGGCAGCGCGCGGCGGCCAGGCAGTCGACCGCGCCGTCGCCACGATGGAATCGATCCGCGCCAGCTCGCGCAAGATCGTCGAGATCACCGGCGTCATCGACGGCATCGCGTTCCAGACCAACATCCTCGCGCTGAACGCGGCCGTGGAAGCGGCGCGCGCCGGCGAACAGGGACGCGGCTTCGCCGTCGTGGCCAGCGAAGTGCGTACGCTGGCGCAGCGCTCCGCGTCCGCGGCCAAGGAGATCAAGGCGCTGATCGCCGATTCGGTGGCGATCATCGACAACGGCAGCGCGTCCGTCAACGAAGCCGGATCCAGCATGGGCAGCGTGGTCGCGTCGGTGCAGCAGGTGAACGACATCATCAACCGCATCAGCGCCGCCAGCAGCGAACAGGCCGACGGCATCGCCGACGTGAATCGCGCCGTCGGCCAGATGGACGACATGACGCAGCAGAACGCCGCACTCGTCGAGCAGGCCGCGGCGGCGGCGGCCAGCCTGCACGAGCAGACCGTCAACCTGGCGCGCGCCGTGGCTATCTTCCGCATCGAGGATGCTCAGGACGACGCGGCACCGGGCCCGATCGAGCGGCGCGCGCCGGACAGCCCGATGCGCGGCCGGCCTGCGCTCGCGCATCACGCAACGGAAGACGAAGAAGAAGCGCCCCGGACGCAGGCAAACGGTGCGCGAGCGCGTGCCGCCAACGGCCGCTGA
- a CDS encoding cache domain-containing protein yields MKLTATVVATALTLSCAGALAAEPTEKDAIAMAERGAAMVKAKGKEEVMKRITAKDPDFVQGSLYIDMRDVKTGIVLAHPYNPSIVGKDLTDVPDANGKKYRREIIELAAAKGKGWVDYQYKNPTTGKIEPKTTYILLVDGVVLEAGLYKKQ; encoded by the coding sequence ATGAAGCTGACCGCAACCGTAGTCGCTACCGCCCTGACCCTGTCCTGCGCCGGCGCGCTGGCGGCCGAACCGACCGAGAAAGATGCGATCGCCATGGCCGAGCGCGGCGCCGCGATGGTCAAGGCCAAGGGCAAGGAAGAAGTCATGAAACGCATCACGGCCAAGGATCCGGACTTCGTCCAGGGCTCGCTGTACATCGACATGCGCGACGTCAAGACCGGCATCGTGCTGGCCCATCCGTACAACCCGTCGATCGTCGGCAAGGACTTGACGGACGTGCCCGATGCGAACGGCAAGAAATACCGCCGCGAGATCATCGAACTGGCCGCCGCCAAGGGCAAGGGCTGGGTCGACTACCAGTACAAGAATCCGACCACGGGCAAGATCGAACCGAAGACGACGTACATCCTGCTCGTCGACGGTGTCGTGCTCGAGGCCGGGCTCTACAAGAAGCAATAG
- a CDS encoding HDOD domain-containing protein, whose product MSTAAALARPSAVAEDPVDALIKSIRIPPRPSLLADLQRELGSEDPSPAAIGRIVASDVGMSGALLKLANSSIFGGRRKAKSIEQAILFLGINQVASLMTGLLARQAIPANGAALASFWEVSSRRAEAMVFLSRRLRIGEADVAHTFGLFCDTGVPLLMDRFPDYAATYAAASLETERPFTALEEERHNTSHTAIGTLLARNWGLSEDVSWSILHHHDYAVLDDADTAPAVRSLVALSLLAESAIRKYQGDAESLEWNKGGARALAYLGLSDEETAELLDELHEAFHDDQ is encoded by the coding sequence ATGAGTACAGCAGCCGCCCTTGCGCGCCCGAGCGCCGTCGCCGAGGATCCCGTCGACGCCCTGATCAAGTCGATCCGGATTCCGCCGCGGCCCAGCCTGCTCGCCGACCTGCAACGGGAACTCGGCTCGGAAGATCCGAGCCCGGCCGCCATCGGCCGCATCGTCGCCAGCGACGTCGGCATGTCGGGCGCGCTGCTGAAACTTGCCAATTCATCCATCTTCGGCGGCCGGCGCAAGGCCAAGTCGATCGAGCAGGCAATCCTGTTCCTGGGCATTAACCAGGTTGCGTCCCTGATGACCGGGTTGCTCGCGCGCCAGGCGATTCCGGCCAACGGCGCCGCGCTGGCCAGCTTCTGGGAAGTGTCGAGCCGCCGCGCCGAGGCGATGGTGTTCCTGTCGCGCCGCCTGCGCATCGGCGAGGCGGACGTGGCGCACACTTTCGGCCTGTTCTGCGACACCGGCGTGCCGCTGCTGATGGACCGCTTCCCCGACTACGCCGCCACCTACGCCGCCGCGTCGCTGGAGACGGAACGCCCGTTCACAGCGCTGGAAGAAGAACGCCACAACACGAGCCACACGGCCATCGGCACCCTGCTGGCGCGCAACTGGGGGCTGTCGGAGGACGTCTCCTGGTCCATCCTGCACCACCACGATTACGCGGTGCTGGACGACGCCGACACGGCGCCGGCGGTGCGCTCGCTCGTGGCGCTGTCGCTGCTGGCCGAAAGTGCGATCCGCAAATACCAGGGCGACGCCGAATCGCTCGAATGGAACAAGGGCGGCGCGCGGGCGCTCGCCTACCTGGGCCTCTCCGACGAGGAAACGGCCGAGCTCCTCGACGAGCTGCACGAAGCCTTCCACGACGACCAGTAG
- the infA gene encoding translation initiation factor IF-1 produces MKEELIEMNGKVTEVLPEMRFRVDLENGHRLVAYTSGRMKKNHIRIIAGDRVTLEMSPYDLNKGRIVFRHLETRGNFTPSAARQRRR; encoded by the coding sequence ATGAAAGAAGAGCTGATCGAAATGAATGGCAAGGTCACCGAAGTGCTGCCGGAGATGCGTTTCCGCGTGGACCTTGAGAACGGTCACCGGTTGGTCGCGTACACGTCCGGCCGGATGAAGAAGAACCACATCCGCATCATTGCCGGCGACCGCGTCACGCTGGAGATGTCGCCGTATGACCTGAACAAGGGCCGCATCGTGTTCCGCCATCTCGAAACCCGCGGCAACTTCACGCCGTCGGCTGCGCGCCAGCGCCGCCGCTGA
- a CDS encoding DNA-3-methyladenine glycosylase produces MSSTILAGIDFLAPSHLVARQLIGVTVLVDGVGGRIVETEAYDGEDPASHSYSGPTDRNFAMFGPPAHAYVYRSYGIHWCLNFVCREEGHGAGVLIRALEPVTGIDTMVERRGTRDHWLLCSGPGKLCQALGVTRALNGQSLAAPPFELAPAPQGIEVVSGPRIGISKAVDVPWRFGLAGSRWVSKPFR; encoded by the coding sequence ATGTCCTCAACCATCCTCGCCGGCATTGATTTTCTAGCACCTTCGCACCTGGTCGCACGCCAGCTGATCGGCGTCACGGTGCTCGTCGACGGCGTCGGCGGCCGCATCGTCGAGACGGAGGCCTATGACGGCGAAGATCCCGCCTCGCACAGCTATTCCGGCCCGACCGACCGCAACTTCGCCATGTTCGGACCGCCGGCCCACGCCTACGTCTACCGCTCCTACGGCATCCACTGGTGCCTGAACTTCGTCTGCCGGGAAGAGGGCCATGGCGCCGGGGTGCTGATCCGCGCGCTCGAACCCGTGACAGGCATCGACACGATGGTCGAGCGGCGCGGCACGCGCGACCACTGGCTGCTGTGTTCCGGACCCGGCAAGCTGTGCCAGGCGCTGGGCGTGACGCGCGCACTGAACGGCCAGTCGCTGGCCGCGCCGCCGTTCGAACTGGCGCCGGCACCCCAAGGCATCGAGGTGGTCAGCGGGCCGCGCATCGGGATATCGAAAGCCGTCGACGTGCCCTGGCGGTTCGGCCTGGCCGGATCGCGCTGGGTCAGCAAGCCGTTCCGCTGA
- a CDS encoding tetratricopeptide repeat protein: MNRLASLLLVLPLLLGGCASTPQLNAPPPLFADASFKPPSEPIGAQNLFTLTPAMQAYLHSPAFEAHLRGKGLERGLIDALYSKTDLKLEYDASRTRTAAETYEARAGNCLSLVVMTAAFARELGMTVRFRSVLADETWSRDGGIYLVSSHVNIALGHRKRNGLLYDETSERELVVDFLPPPEASRFHTRQLEEEDIIALYLNNRAAESLVQGKVDDAYWWARAAVATNPPSAIAYNTLGVIYQRHGDLVMAERALRTALEREPESVVVMQNLGPLLAATGRTAEAAEMARRVASIEPVPPFQYFDKGMVALKAGDYDGARKLFEREVKRAPYYDEFHFWLAVTLLQLGEAKEAREQLALAIDTSTKSDNRQLYSAKLAHLRRQSANSVRLY, translated from the coding sequence ATGAACCGCCTGGCGTCCCTGCTGCTGGTATTACCCTTGTTGCTTGGCGGCTGCGCCAGCACACCGCAACTGAACGCCCCGCCGCCGCTGTTCGCCGACGCGTCGTTCAAGCCGCCGTCCGAACCCATCGGCGCGCAGAACCTGTTCACGCTGACCCCCGCCATGCAGGCGTACCTGCACAGTCCCGCCTTCGAAGCGCATCTGCGCGGCAAGGGACTGGAACGGGGCCTGATCGACGCGCTGTACAGCAAGACCGACCTGAAACTCGAATACGATGCCAGCCGCACCCGCACGGCCGCCGAAACGTACGAGGCGCGCGCCGGCAACTGCCTGTCGCTCGTCGTCATGACGGCCGCCTTCGCGCGCGAGCTGGGCATGACGGTGCGCTTCCGCAGCGTGCTCGCGGACGAGACCTGGAGCCGCGACGGCGGCATCTACCTCGTCTCCTCGCACGTCAACATCGCGCTCGGCCACCGCAAGCGCAACGGCCTGCTGTACGACGAGACGTCGGAACGCGAACTGGTCGTCGACTTCCTGCCGCCGCCGGAAGCGAGCCGCTTCCACACGCGCCAGCTGGAAGAAGAAGACATCATCGCGCTGTACCTCAACAACCGCGCCGCCGAATCCCTCGTGCAGGGCAAGGTCGACGACGCCTACTGGTGGGCGCGCGCGGCGGTGGCGACCAATCCGCCGAGCGCGATCGCCTACAACACGCTGGGCGTCATCTACCAGCGCCACGGCGATCTCGTCATGGCCGAACGGGCCTTGCGCACGGCCCTCGAACGCGAGCCGGAAAGCGTCGTCGTGATGCAGAACCTGGGCCCCCTGCTGGCCGCGACGGGCCGGACGGCCGAAGCGGCCGAGATGGCGCGGCGCGTGGCCAGCATCGAACCGGTCCCGCCGTTCCAGTACTTCGACAAGGGCATGGTGGCGCTCAAGGCAGGCGACTACGACGGTGCGCGCAAGCTGTTCGAACGCGAGGTCAAGCGCGCGCCCTACTACGACGAATTCCACTTCTGGCTGGCGGTGACGCTGCTGCAGCTGGGCGAGGCAAAAGAAGCGCGCGAACAGCTTGCGCTGGCGATCGACACGAGCACGAAGTCCGACAATCGCCAGCTGTACTCGGCCAAGCTGGCGCATTTGCGGCGCCAGAGCGCGAACAGCGTGCGGCTGTACTGA
- a CDS encoding RICIN domain-containing protein: protein MRRLLPLLLAAVSQGVSANPSTVTLHTDFTGRTNCLDIVNAGDHDQLRMTRCGPYSGQTWEIVPDAGSSFVRLRTRFTGADMCLDVVNDGSNDQVHMASCANVTGQQWHMDQTGPGQGVRLWNQFTGLAKCLDIVNDGSGRVQLASCGNYSGQFWSKRGSR from the coding sequence ATGCGCCGACTGCTGCCCCTCTTGCTCGCTGCCGTTTCCCAAGGCGTCAGCGCAAACCCGTCCACCGTGACCCTGCACACCGACTTTACCGGGCGCACCAACTGCCTCGATATCGTCAACGCGGGTGACCATGATCAGTTGCGCATGACTCGCTGCGGCCCCTATTCGGGCCAGACGTGGGAAATCGTGCCGGACGCCGGGAGCAGCTTTGTGCGTCTGCGGACACGCTTTACTGGCGCGGACATGTGCCTGGACGTGGTCAATGACGGCAGCAACGACCAGGTGCACATGGCGTCCTGCGCCAACGTGACGGGCCAGCAGTGGCACATGGATCAGACAGGCCCCGGCCAGGGCGTGCGTTTGTGGAACCAGTTCACGGGCCTGGCCAAATGCCTGGACATCGTCAACGATGGCAGCGGACGCGTGCAGCTTGCTTCATGCGGCAATTATTCCGGCCAGTTCTGGAGCAAGCGCGGTTCCCGCTGA